The following are encoded in a window of Kitasatospora sp. NBC_01250 genomic DNA:
- a CDS encoding type II toxin-antitoxin system VapB family antitoxin yields the protein MTRTVIDLDDDLLAEAQQLFGTATKVATVNATLREAVKLARRTALADGIASGEFNLLDEPGERSVT from the coding sequence ATGACCCGCACCGTCATCGACCTCGACGACGACCTCCTCGCCGAGGCCCAGCAGCTCTTCGGCACCGCGACCAAGGTCGCCACTGTGAACGCCACCCTGCGCGAGGCCGTGAAGCTCGCACGGCGGACAGCACTCGCCGACGGCATCGCAAGCGGCGAGTTCAACCTCCTCGATGAACCGGGCGAGCGGTCGGTCACGTGA
- a CDS encoding GMC family oxidoreductase, protein MSAPEAGRWDVIVVGAGFAGSLVAQRLGDQGWRVLVLEAGQGEPEGAAGHRAAVEAYRSAAVKVPNAPYRTTAAAPSPSVLDLSGRAEGGYRSDGYVVQRGPLPYASGYLRANGGTGLAWTGLAPRMHPEDFRAGDFGHGRNWPIDYAELEPYYRAAEREIGVAADVAEQREAVGLPFPDGYAFPMRAIPRSHLDQVLADALDGKCVQDPAEEVPTPLRVVGTPHARNGLPNPGYQLEGNLCSGHASCVPICPAQAKYTPLRTQARWSASVTLVTRAVVSRVRIDGNGRATGVEYRTYEGDDHPTGIAERRADAALVVLAAHAIENAKLLLASGAANSSDQVGRNLMDHPVLLTWGLMPQQVGAYRGPGSTSGLEGFRFGAARARRAPFRVEIGNWGWTWALGPPDLRVAELLRSGGAAGRGLFGPELRRTLGDRIGREIAFQFEMEQEADPANRVTIDPRHRDALGNPRPVLHYDLSEYVKRGIVAAKAVSDQLFALLGAQDHTRFEPGPAWPGYFEYQGRPYAYRAAGHGAGTHIMGDSPADSVVDAWQRCWDHPNLYAVGCGSMPTVATSNPSLTMAALALRSAERIHHDLQGLAREGALSP, encoded by the coding sequence GTGAGCGCGCCGGAGGCCGGGCGGTGGGACGTGATCGTGGTCGGCGCCGGGTTCGCCGGGTCGCTGGTCGCCCAGCGGCTGGGCGACCAGGGCTGGCGGGTCCTGGTGCTGGAGGCCGGCCAAGGGGAACCGGAGGGGGCGGCGGGGCACCGGGCCGCGGTCGAGGCGTACCGCTCGGCGGCGGTGAAGGTGCCGAACGCGCCCTACCGGACGACCGCGGCGGCGCCGTCGCCGAGTGTGCTGGACCTGTCCGGCCGGGCCGAGGGCGGCTACCGCTCGGACGGGTACGTCGTGCAGCGCGGTCCGCTGCCCTACGCGAGCGGCTACCTGCGCGCCAACGGCGGTACCGGGCTGGCCTGGACGGGGCTCGCGCCGCGCATGCACCCCGAGGACTTCCGCGCCGGTGACTTCGGGCACGGCCGCAACTGGCCGATCGACTATGCCGAGTTGGAGCCGTACTACCGGGCCGCCGAGCGCGAGATCGGGGTGGCGGCCGATGTCGCGGAGCAGCGCGAGGCGGTCGGCCTGCCGTTCCCGGACGGCTACGCGTTCCCGATGCGGGCGATCCCGCGCAGCCACCTGGACCAGGTGCTGGCCGACGCGCTGGACGGCAAGTGCGTGCAGGACCCGGCCGAGGAGGTACCGACCCCGCTGCGGGTGGTCGGCACCCCGCACGCCCGCAACGGCCTGCCCAACCCGGGCTACCAGCTGGAGGGCAACCTCTGCTCCGGGCACGCCAGTTGCGTGCCGATCTGCCCCGCCCAGGCGAAGTACACCCCGTTGCGGACCCAGGCCCGGTGGAGCGCTTCGGTGACCCTGGTGACCCGGGCCGTGGTCTCCCGGGTCCGGATCGACGGCAACGGCCGGGCCACCGGCGTGGAGTACCGGACCTACGAGGGCGACGACCATCCCACCGGGATCGCCGAGCGCCGCGCCGACGCCGCTCTCGTGGTGCTGGCCGCGCACGCGATCGAGAACGCCAAGCTGCTGCTCGCCTCCGGGGCGGCCAACAGCAGCGACCAGGTGGGCCGGAACCTGATGGACCACCCGGTCCTGCTGACCTGGGGGTTGATGCCCCAACAGGTCGGCGCCTACCGCGGCCCCGGCTCGACCTCCGGCCTGGAGGGCTTCCGGTTCGGCGCGGCCCGCGCCCGCCGCGCCCCGTTCCGGGTCGAGATCGGCAACTGGGGCTGGACCTGGGCGCTGGGCCCGCCGGACCTGCGGGTGGCCGAACTGCTGCGCAGCGGGGGAGCGGCGGGCCGCGGGCTGTTCGGCCCGGAGCTGCGGCGCACCCTCGGCGACCGGATCGGGCGCGAGATCGCGTTCCAGTTCGAGATGGAGCAGGAGGCCGACCCCGCGAACCGGGTCACCATCGACCCGCGCCACCGCGACGCGCTGGGCAACCCGCGCCCGGTGCTCCACTACGACCTCTCGGAGTACGTCAAGCGCGGCATCGTCGCCGCGAAGGCCGTCTCCGACCAGCTCTTCGCGCTGCTGGGCGCGCAGGACCACACCCGCTTCGAGCCCGGACCGGCCTGGCCGGGCTACTTCGAGTACCAGGGCCGGCCGTACGCCTACCGGGCCGCCGGGCACGGCGCGGGCACCCACATCATGGGCGACTCGCCCGCCGACTCGGTGGTCGACGCGTGGCAGCGCTGCTGGGACCACCCCAACCTGTACGCCGTCGGCTGCGGCAGCATGCCCACCGTCGCCACCTCCAACCCCTCGCTCACCATGGCGGCCCTGGCTCTGCGCAGCGCCGAACGGATCCACCACGACCTGCAAGGCCTCGCCCGCGAAGGAGCCCTGTCCCCGTGA
- a CDS encoding MFS transporter codes for MVTTRTDVTRSRRVVDSAARRRGLGLAGLCLGTALIVMEANVVNVAVPAIRAQLRAGAAAGLWVVDAYTLVLAALLLSAGRLGDRIGPRRGYLIGLGVFGAASVLCALAPGAALLVPARALQGAGAALLAPAPLTLIAHACPGPAERARAVAVWVGVGGVGMVVGPLLGGLLVDTLGWRSIFVLNVPVVAVTWWLVRRYVEELPRRPVAFDPAGQLLAVLGLTAVVWSLVTSARAGWGSPTVLPVLAGGLLALLGLVVAQLRRGRRGHDVLLPPAVLTAWPVQAGLLGGAVYNFTLYGMLLVHTFAFQQLRHYSALRTGLAFLPLTLAVTAGAGLLGGRFTERRGPRTALATGMGLSAAGLLVLALGVRHTPYPVTAAGFVLFALGLGLSAPAQTLAVLAHAPEEHRNMASSTLNAARQTGGVLGVALLGAFVAPDVAARTPVAMALAAGCCVGAAVTALRRIPARGSGPLSGVGAAAAARPGSPGSRG; via the coding sequence ATGGTCACCACACGCACGGACGTCACCAGGTCACGACGGGTCGTCGACTCCGCCGCGCGCAGGCGGGGACTCGGCCTGGCCGGGCTCTGCCTGGGCACGGCGCTGATCGTGATGGAGGCCAACGTGGTGAACGTGGCCGTCCCGGCGATCCGGGCGCAGCTGCGCGCCGGAGCCGCGGCGGGCCTGTGGGTGGTGGACGCCTACACGCTCGTCCTCGCCGCCCTGCTGCTCTCCGCGGGGCGGCTGGGGGACCGGATCGGTCCGCGCCGCGGCTACCTGATCGGCCTGGGCGTCTTCGGCGCGGCCTCGGTGCTCTGCGCGCTCGCGCCCGGCGCCGCCCTGCTCGTGCCCGCCCGCGCCCTGCAGGGCGCCGGTGCCGCGCTGCTCGCGCCCGCGCCGCTGACCCTGATCGCCCACGCCTGTCCGGGGCCCGCCGAGCGGGCCAGGGCGGTGGCGGTCTGGGTGGGCGTCGGTGGTGTCGGCATGGTGGTCGGGCCGCTGCTCGGCGGCCTGCTGGTGGACACCCTGGGCTGGCGCAGCATCTTCGTCCTCAACGTCCCGGTGGTGGCGGTGACGTGGTGGCTGGTGCGGCGGTACGTCGAGGAGCTGCCGAGGCGGCCGGTGGCGTTCGACCCGGCCGGCCAGCTGCTCGCGGTGCTCGGGCTGACCGCGGTGGTCTGGAGCCTGGTCACCTCCGCGCGGGCCGGCTGGGGCTCGCCGACCGTGCTGCCGGTGCTGGCCGGCGGCCTGCTCGCACTGCTCGGCCTGGTCGTCGCGCAGCTGCGCCGCGGGCGCCGCGGCCACGACGTCCTGCTGCCGCCGGCCGTCCTGACCGCCTGGCCCGTGCAGGCCGGACTGCTGGGCGGCGCGGTCTACAACTTCACCCTGTACGGCATGCTGCTGGTCCACACCTTCGCTTTCCAGCAGCTGCGGCACTACTCCGCGCTGCGCACCGGGCTGGCCTTCCTGCCGCTGACCCTGGCGGTCACCGCCGGCGCGGGCCTGCTCGGCGGACGGTTCACCGAGCGGCGCGGTCCACGCACCGCCCTCGCCACCGGGATGGGCCTGTCCGCCGCCGGGCTGCTGGTGCTGGCCCTCGGGGTGCGGCACACGCCCTACCCGGTGACCGCCGCCGGCTTCGTCCTCTTCGCGCTGGGCCTGGGCCTGTCGGCGCCCGCCCAGACGCTGGCGGTCCTGGCCCACGCCCCCGAGGAGCACCGGAACATGGCCTCCAGCACGCTGAACGCCGCCCGGCAGACCGGCGGCGTGCTCGGCGTCGCGCTGCTGGGCGCCTTCGTCGCGCCGGACGTGGCGGCGAGGACGCCGGTCGCGATGGCGCTCGCCGCGGGCTGCTGCGTGGGCGCGGCGGTGACGGCGCTGCGCCGGATACCCGCCCGGGGCAGTGGCCCGCTCAGCGGGGTCGGGGCGGCTGCCGCAGCGCGGCCAGGGTCTCCTGGTAGCCGCGGATGA
- a CDS encoding TetR/AcrR family transcriptional regulator translates to MGRPPRSLLTREGILRAALALVDEEGPGALSTPRLAARLGVKGPSLYNHVSGRDEIVDGIRELILAEMELDMGIRPWTAALDSWARTYRAAIAAHPHTIPLLTGRPVRSLPALHSYAEAFEVLREAGWPEEHLVPLVQSFEYFLSGSALALVDTACELPLPTEQLPPGLEPMLQAPPNYRELAFEAGLSALIRGYQETLAALRQPPRPR, encoded by the coding sequence ATGGGCAGACCCCCGCGCTCGCTGCTGACCCGGGAGGGCATCCTGCGCGCCGCCCTCGCACTGGTCGACGAGGAGGGACCCGGCGCCCTCTCCACCCCGCGGCTCGCGGCCCGGCTGGGCGTCAAAGGCCCCTCGCTCTACAACCACGTCTCCGGACGCGACGAGATCGTCGACGGGATCCGCGAGCTGATCCTCGCCGAGATGGAGCTCGACATGGGCATCCGTCCGTGGACGGCCGCCCTCGACAGCTGGGCCCGCACCTACCGCGCCGCGATCGCCGCGCACCCGCACACCATCCCGCTGCTCACCGGCCGCCCGGTCCGCTCGCTGCCCGCACTGCACAGCTACGCCGAGGCGTTCGAGGTGCTGCGCGAGGCCGGCTGGCCCGAGGAGCACCTGGTGCCGCTCGTGCAGTCCTTCGAGTACTTCCTCAGCGGCTCCGCGCTCGCCCTGGTCGACACCGCCTGCGAGCTCCCGCTGCCCACCGAGCAGCTCCCGCCGGGCCTCGAACCGATGCTGCAGGCCCCGCCGAACTACCGCGAACTCGCCTTCGAGGCCGGCCTGTCCGCCCTCATCCGCGGCTACCAGGAGACCCTGGCCGCGCTGCGGCAGCCGCCCCGACCCCGCTGA